The proteins below are encoded in one region of Pleuronectes platessa chromosome 12, fPlePla1.1, whole genome shotgun sequence:
- the memo1 gene encoding protein MEMO1, with amino-acid sequence MSNRAVCREASHAGTWYSASGSQLNAQLEGWLSQAESTIGPARAIIAPHAGYTYCGACAAHAYKQIDPSVTRRVFILGPSHHVALSRCALTPADIYRTPLYDMRIDRKVYADLWKTGLFERISLQTDEDEHSIEMHLPYTAKAMESHKDEFSIVPVLVGALSESKEQEYGKLLSKYLADPSNLFIISSDFCHWGQRFRYLYYDETQGEIHRSIEHLDKMGMGIIEQLDPVSFTNYLKKYRNTICGRHPIGVLLNAVAELRKNGLEMNLSFLNYAQSSECRNWDDSSVSYAAGALVVH; translated from the exons ATGTCCAACCGAGCGGTGTGCAGAGAAGCATCTCATGCGGGGACCTGGTACTCAGCTTCGG GATCTCAGCTGAATGCACAACTCGAGGGCTGGCTGTCCCAAGCAGAGTCCACCATTGGACCTGCTAGAGCCATCATAGCGCC CCATGCTGGATACACGTACTGTGGTGCTTGTGCGGCACATGCCTACAAGCAGATTGATCCCTCTGTTAC TCGTAGGGTCTTCATCCTGGGACCTTCACACCATGTGGCTCTCTCCCGCTGTGCCCTGACACCTGCAGACATCTATAGAACTCCTCTTTATGACATGAGAATCGACCGGAAGG TTTACGCTGACCTCTGGAAAACTGGGTTGTTTGAACGGATCAGTTTGCAGACAGATGAAGATGAGCACAGTATTGAAATGCACTTGCCTTACACTGCTAAAGCCATGGAGAG CCACAAGGACGAGTTTAGCATTGTCCCTGTGCTTGTGGGCGCCCTGAGTGAATCTAAGGAACAGGAATATGGGAAGCTGCTCAGCAAGTATCTGGCAGACCCTTCCAACCTTTTCATCATCTCCTCCGACTTCTGCCACTGGG GTCAGCGGTTCCGCTACCTATACTATGATGAAACTCAAGGGGAGATCCACAGGTCTATTGAGCATCTTGATAAAATg GGAATGGGCATTATAGAGCAGTTGGATCCTGTGTCTTTCACCAACTACTTGAAGAAGTACCGCAACACCATCTGTGGGCGTCACCCAATTGGAGTGCTGCTAAAT GCGGTGGCTGAACTTAGGAAGAATGGTTTAGAAATGAACTTATCTTTCCTGAACTACGCCCAGTCGAGCGAGTGCAGGAACTGGGACGACAGCTCCGTGAGTTATGCTGCCGGGGCCCTCGTCGTTCATTGA
- the mkks gene encoding McKusick-Kaufman/Bardet-Biedl syndromes putative chaperonin translates to MSRLVKKSPSLCVDLPLDNTDVCNKLRLLRQLMTSCYGPTGKLKLVHNNIGGHVVTTSTSSVLLAAISSSQPLVNLIKTSVLNHVSRFSDCGLFAACLCLDLIEQAKQSGLRGNVCIGLNRHFLAVCVSYLQREDCCCKVKLDFCSSHNLIALARSVISSKPACLLTEQETLHISKLAVQAFLLTLPCDKPGTVSLGQTVTICVEGHSVLNSAVFPGLLVDVTGVLCVNKSDNLSSHRMLLFSASLAGDIPELGEGIIEVSSGVDTDARILDQLLDLGKQAVEDDVKLFVCQKVIHPVLQHYLRSRGVIVIERLGITLMEPLILLTGAHPVATLHTSLQPKAYGKVRDLSIRQFGSKTLLHLLAHGESAICTMVLCHRNETMLSELKLVCQKTEHVLRLTLREPYALFGGGCTETHLAAYVRHKCTDRVTESAAVLGCSESEYLLGMDRFCSSLESVAKSLEHNGGNSLIDLTHAHNWTVHADVMNRCVEGSLGFCGCGLVEGGSSKKWTYLNTKYAEFSPAALTTDSPVQPRVLDSFTAKLNALQVAVETANLALDVRYIIKDVLDLARF, encoded by the exons ATGTCCCGACTTGTCAAGAAATCTCCGTCTCTGTGTGTGGACCTGCCGCTGGACAACACGGACGTTTGTAACAAGCTTCGTTTACTGAGGCAGCTCATGACGTCTTGTTATGGTCCGACCGGTAAACTGAAACTAGTTCACAACAACATCGGAGGACACGTTGTCACCACCTCGACCTCGTCAGTTCTCCTCGCAGCCATTTCCTCCTCACAGCCTCTTGTGAACCTCATAAAAACCTCCGTCCTCAACCACGTGTCCCGGTTCAGTGACTGCGGTTTGTTCGCTGCCTGTCTGTGCTTGGATCTTATCGAACAAGCAAAGCAAAGTGGCCTCAGAGGAAACGTGTGTATCGGGCTGAACAGGCACTTCCTGGCTGTGTGCGTCAGTTACCTCCAGAGAGAGGACTGCTGCTGCAAAGTGAAGCTGGACTTCTGCAGCAGCCACAACCTGATCGCATTAGCTCGCAGTGTTATCTCCAGCAAACCAGCATGTTTGCTCACGGAGCAAGAGACGCTTCACATCAGCAAGCTGGCTGTGCAGGCATTTCTACTGACTCTTCCCTGTGACAAACCAGGCACCGTCTCTCTGGGCCAGACAGTGACCATCTGTGTTGAGGGCCACTCTGTGCTCAACTCTGCAGTGTTTCCAGGTCTGCTGGTGGATGTCACTGGTGTCCTATGCGTCAACAAGTCAGATAACCTGAGTTCACATCGCATGTTGTTGTTCAGTGCATCTCTTGCTGGAGACATTCCTGAACTCGGAGAGGGGATCATCGAAGTGTCCTCGGGTGTAGACACAGACGCACGGATCTTGGATCAACTCCTGGATCTTGGCAAGCAGGCGGTTGAAGATGACGTCAAGCTCTTTGTCTGTCAGAAGGTCATACACCCAGTCCTACAGCATTACCTGAGGAGTCGAGGTGTTATTGTGATCGAGAGATTGGGAATCACTCTCATGGAGCCGCTCATTCTGCTTACAG GTGCTCATCCTGTGGCCACATTGCACACGTCACTTCAACCCAAGGCCTACGGGAAGGTGAGGGATCTCAGTATAAGGCAGTTCGGATCCAAGACTTTGCTGCATTTGCTCGCCCACGGGGAGTCTGCAATTTGCACGATGGTCCTCTGCCACAGGAACGAGACCATGCTAAGCGAGCTGAAG CTGGTGTGCCAGAAGACAGAACATGTGTTGAGGCTCACCCTCAGGGAGCCATACGCATTATTTGGAGGTGGGTGCACCGAGACCCACTTGGCTGCTTACGTCAGACACAAG TGCACGGACAGAGTAACGGAGTCTGCAGCAGTATTGGGGTGCTCAGAGTCAGAGTACCTTCTCGGCATGGACCGATTCTGCAGCTCTCTGGAGTCTGTGGCCAAATCACTGGAGCACAATGGTGGGAATTCTTTAATTGATCTGACTCATGCTCACAACTGGACCGTACATGCAGATGTGATGAACAGATGCGTAGAGGGTAGCTTGGGCTTCTGTGGCTGTGGACTGGTGGAAGGAGGCTCAAGTAAGAAGTGGACTTACCTAAACACTAAATATGCTGAGTTCTCGCCTGCGGCCCTCACTACAGATTCTCCTGTGCAGCCACGTGTGCTGGACTCCTTCACGGCTAAACTCAACGCCTTGCAAGTGGCTGTAGAAACTGCTAATCTCGCACTAGATGTGAGATACATAATTAAAGATGTGCTAGATCTTGCTAGATTCTAG